A genomic segment from Malaclemys terrapin pileata isolate rMalTer1 chromosome 1, rMalTer1.hap1, whole genome shotgun sequence encodes:
- the LOC128833791 gene encoding olfactory receptor 52R1-like, translating into MSDYNKTDFTNPSTFILMGIPGLEAAHVWISIPFCTMYTIAILGNFTILFIVKMELSLHGSMYYLLCMLAITDLVVSTSMLPKMLAIFWFNSREINFSACLTQLYVFHSFSVIESGIFVAMALDCYVAIWDPLRHSTILTNPVVAKIGLAVVLRSGLLALPFPFLVRQWPYCRTNAIPQPYCAHMAVLKLACADTRVSSYYGLFVLFCVMGLDVIFIVVSYIQILRAIFCLPAKDARLKTFGTCISHLCAILVFYIPGLFFSLTYRFHQNVPLHFHVLIANVYYLMPPTLNPIIYGVRTKQIRGRLLRLFTHKGT; encoded by the coding sequence ATGTCAGATTACAACAAAACCGACTTCACCAACCCATCCACCTTCATCCTgatgggcattcctggcctggaggcagcccacgtctggatctccatccccttctgcaccatgtatACAATAGCCATCctggggaacttcaccatcctgttcatcgtGAAGATGGAGCTGAGCCTCCATGGGTCCATGTACTATTTActctgcatgctggccatcaCTGACCTGGTTGTGTCTACATCCATGCTGCCTAAAATGCTGGcaatcttctggttcaattctaGGGAGATCAATTTCAGTGCTTGTCTCACTCAGCTGTATGTCTTTCACTCCTTCTCAGTGATTGAGTCAGGGATCTTTGTGGCCATGGCTTTGGATTGCTATGTGGCCATCTGggatcccctgagacattccaccatcctgacaaacccCGTGGTGGCTAAGATAGGCCTGGCTGTAGTGCTGCGCAGCGGTTTGCTTGCATTGCCCTTCCCCTTCCTGGTAAGGCAATGGCCATATTGCAGGACCAATGCGATCCCCCAGCCATACTGCGCCCACATGGCTGTGCTGAAGCTGGCTTGTGCCGACACCCGTGTCAGTAGTTACTATGGCCTCTTTGTGCTATTCTGTGTGATGGGTCTGGATGTCATTTTTATTGTTGTGTCCTAtatccagatcctcagggccatcttctGCCTCCCCGCAAAGGATGCCCGTCTCAAGACTTTTGGGACGTGCATCTCCCACCTTTGCGCCATCTTAGTCTTTTACATCCCAGGTCTGTTCTTCTCTCTCACTTACCGGTTTCACCAGAATGTGCCCCTGCATTTCCATGTTCTCATTGCCAATGTGTACTACTTGATGCCCCCCAcgctaaaccccatcatctatggagtgaggaccaaacagatccggggCAGGCTGCTCCGGCTCTTTACTCATAAAGGTACCTAA